A genomic window from Streptomyces broussonetiae includes:
- a CDS encoding class II fructose-bisphosphate aldolase, whose product MPLASTGELVTAASAARSAVAAFNVITLEHIEAVIAGAESAGAPVVLQVSENAVKFRYGRLLPLARAAVAAAERAAVPVALHLDHVQSDDLLRQAPGAGFGSVMYDAARLPYADNLSATRAAADWAHAQGLWIEAELGQIGGKNGRPPLDAHAPGARTDPDQARDFVAGTGVDALAVAIGSVHAMTTRTARLDHGLLKRLSATLAVPLVLHGSSGVPDEGLVEAVVGGIVKVNVGTALNVAMTGAIREFLAAHPEAVDSRKYLSVGREAMAQEVHRIIGVLTRTPR is encoded by the coding sequence GTGCCCCTCGCGTCCACCGGCGAGCTGGTCACCGCCGCCTCCGCAGCCCGCTCCGCCGTCGCCGCCTTCAACGTCATCACCCTGGAACACATCGAGGCCGTCATCGCCGGCGCCGAGTCGGCGGGTGCGCCCGTCGTCCTCCAGGTCAGCGAGAACGCCGTCAAGTTCCGCTACGGGCGGCTGCTGCCGTTGGCGCGCGCCGCCGTCGCCGCCGCCGAACGGGCCGCCGTACCCGTCGCGTTGCACCTCGACCACGTCCAGAGCGACGACCTGCTGCGCCAGGCACCCGGCGCCGGGTTCGGCTCGGTCATGTACGACGCGGCCCGCCTGCCCTACGCCGACAACCTCTCCGCCACCCGGGCCGCCGCCGACTGGGCGCATGCCCAAGGGCTCTGGATCGAGGCCGAGCTGGGACAGATCGGCGGCAAGAACGGCAGACCCCCGCTGGACGCCCACGCACCCGGCGCGCGCACCGACCCCGACCAGGCCCGCGACTTCGTGGCCGGTACCGGTGTCGACGCGCTCGCCGTCGCCATCGGCAGCGTGCACGCCATGACCACCCGCACGGCCCGCCTCGATCACGGCCTGCTCAAGCGGCTGTCCGCCACGCTCGCCGTCCCGCTGGTCCTGCACGGCTCCTCCGGCGTACCGGACGAGGGGCTGGTGGAGGCCGTCGTGGGCGGCATCGTCAAGGTCAACGTCGGCACGGCCCTCAACGTGGCCATGACCGGAGCGATCCGGGAGTTCCTCGCGGCGCACCCCGAGGCCGTCGACTCGCGCAAGTATCTGAGCGTGGGCCGGGAGGCGATGGCCCAGGAGGTGCACCGGATCATCGGGGTCCTGACCCGGACCCCGCGCTGA
- a CDS encoding SIS domain-containing protein, with the protein MTHVEDELNSQPECWARAAERVERHKTALPQPGERVAIVGCGTSYFMAQAVAGLRESAGQGETDAFAASEFPYGRSYDRVLALTRSGTTTEVLELLGQLRGRTRTTAVTADPATPVMSAADDLVVLDFADERSVVQTRFATTALTLLRAHLGLHSDSVVADARTALSASLPERLVACTQFTFLGRGWTVGLANEAGLKMREASLSWTEAYPAMEYRHGPISVTTEGTATWMLGEAPEGLAQQVGATGGLWIGGGLDPLAELVRVQRLAVAVAAARGLDPDRPRHLTRSVILAP; encoded by the coding sequence ATGACCCATGTCGAGGACGAGCTGAACAGCCAGCCCGAGTGCTGGGCGCGGGCCGCCGAGCGGGTGGAGCGGCACAAGACCGCGCTGCCGCAGCCCGGGGAACGGGTCGCGATCGTGGGGTGCGGAACCTCGTACTTCATGGCGCAGGCGGTGGCCGGCCTGCGGGAGAGCGCCGGACAGGGCGAGACCGACGCGTTCGCGGCCTCCGAGTTCCCGTACGGGCGGTCGTACGACCGGGTCCTCGCCCTCACCCGCTCCGGTACGACCACCGAAGTGCTCGAGCTGCTCGGGCAGTTGAGGGGACGGACCCGGACCACCGCCGTCACCGCCGACCCGGCCACCCCCGTCATGTCGGCCGCCGACGACCTCGTCGTCCTGGACTTCGCCGACGAACGCTCCGTCGTCCAGACCCGGTTCGCGACCACCGCCCTCACCCTTCTGCGCGCCCACCTCGGCCTGCACAGCGACTCGGTCGTCGCCGATGCGCGTACGGCCCTCTCCGCTTCTCTTCCCGAACGGCTGGTCGCCTGCACCCAGTTCACGTTTCTCGGGCGCGGCTGGACCGTGGGGCTCGCGAACGAGGCCGGACTCAAGATGCGCGAGGCCTCGCTGTCCTGGACCGAGGCCTACCCGGCGATGGAGTACCGGCACGGCCCGATCAGCGTCACCACCGAGGGCACGGCCACCTGGATGCTCGGTGAGGCACCCGAAGGGCTCGCCCAACAGGTCGGTGCCACCGGAGGGTTGTGGATCGGAGGCGGTCTCGATCCGCTCGCCGAACTCGTCCGCGTCCAGCGGCTGGCGGTCGCGGTCGCCGCCGCCCGCGGCCTCGACCCCGACCGCCCGCGCCACCTCACCCGCTCGGTGATCCTCGCCCCCTGA